The genomic region AGAAAGAAAACTACTGTTGACaagaaaacaatttttgaaaaattatttgatacgtaatttagtatattaaaaattataaaaaacatgtgatgtccgatataattttgttcagaccataattaattaataattaaaaaatgactgtTGTTTAAATTGAACTAAAATTTTTCCGGTCCGGGCagatatatataaacaaaaaggtattttttaatttgtctcttaagaggaaacagtagcgataaacaggtagcgaaaacgcgttccaagattgcgggtgaaattttgaatattttttcgagatatttggcacacgtattcgtaatataataaacaatggcggtacagagcccaattttaaaaatatattagtatgtggaaattactgtgcaattaaatacaatattaaaaaaacgagcctgtaccgccattaagaagaacaaaaaaatacacttccttcaaataaacttttttatccgatgcctagattttgtcattttggaactactaatgaaataaaaaattttagtagttccaaaatgacagaaaatctaggtatcggataaaaaaatttatttgaaggaagtgtattttttgttcttcttattggcggtacaggctcgttttttaatattgtagttaattacagagtaatttccacatattaatatatttgtcaaattgggctctgtaccgccattctttattatataacGAATACGTGTgccgaatatctcgaaaaaatattcaaaattacagccgcaatcttggaacgcgtttttgctacctgttgatctctactgtatcaccttaaattgATTGTTTTTGAGttttaacaatttaaaattaaaaaaaaaacgaaaaatgacaattttcaagtctcaaaatcataattaaaaaatataatcttTTCAATCTTAATAGAATttataaaaagtcattttttaattattaattaattatagtctgCACAAAATTATATAGACCACGCTttgtttttatagtttttaacATGCTACATTACACaacaatagtacattgtttaccgggtaggaaaagcttaacattcctggacgactgtgaagattgctaagtcgaggcgcaagccgagacttagcaacacagagtccaggaatgtggcttttcctacgaggtaaacatactatttttccgcaaatcgtttaaaattcgacagatattgattgatttaaaaaaaacgcgataattttattcccaaataaatggtgctttgaaattcctaataaaattacttgggttactatggaaacgtattgaggttttttgtagttttttctatcatttatgtagaacactaacaactgtacggaaatatcatttccttacagtaaggaaatgacatttccttacagtaaggaagtcctgactttttcttcaagaaattttgacaggaatgtcaaaatttcctggcgatttgcggaaaataatttttatccattaaacaggtACTTGCAAAATTTATAGTTTTAAGTGTTAAATTAAATTACTCTAAAATAGGTCAATAGGTGTTTATTCGTTCTAAAactgtatttaaaataatattgttttattaACTTAATAATGCACCAAATTGTAAAGTATGGCTATGGCTATTAGTAACcgtgacatttaaaaaaaagaatgtgtgtgtgtactttgtacgcacgtaagaagatattcttctattatataataggtaatttaaacgaagtaaatatacttaaaaggttatttgcattttatttaaaaatcaaactaactttcttatctaccactttcaaaaaatttttattaaaacaaccaaaaataaaaaaatatatgaatcgcccaggaattgaacccgcaacctttcaatctcagtgctaacgcatttcccactactccagcgaggccctagaaatagacatgtaagtttcggatataattacacaacacggcgacatataatgtaaaaatgttatgcttacataatattttattattttactacagggaaacacaaatccaaaaacacaagtattatataataaataatgaataaccattttcaatttcgttgcaaaacgaaaatacagccgaaccatattccagtccaatcagagagtgctgcaagcacctctaccggtttcgaaacttattagtctctcatcaggaggcacatatgctgctctccctgatccaaccaaaacaaaccccagcgtgcagtcccgaattgcaacgaacgaaattggtgggatatgctatatgccattagagtgaaaacttagtctattatataataaataatacatttcctaaaaccactaatatattcttttaatgacttatttgcacggttacagatacatacatacctatcttgaaagattagcaatgaactacatactgtcagaactacatactgtcagtgtgcgcaggcgcgcggatcatgtacaactttaccctcaatcgattcgtcgctaaagaagaatatcttcaaaaattttgGTGCACAATTAAGTTATGTTTGATTTAATCCAACtttgtatttaattatttcaGATTACAAAAGAGATTattatttcagaaaataatggCATGAAAaatttccctatattttaaatTGCCCATTTATTTgcttaaatatttatttattaaaatattaacaaATAAGATTATGAGGTTTGGAAAAATAAAAGTAGTCAccaacattttaaatactttattttattttttatactctTGCCCAACAATAACTCCATTTTAAATCTTTGAATCAgcacaataattatataatatcaGTCGTTGCGCCAATTATAAGTGATCCAATATTGGCAAATATTTACTAACAACACATCTCTTTTAAtacaaatttcatttttatcCCTCTGTGTATATTCATCAAGCAAAAGGAGGTATAAGGTGTACAAAaactacataataataatttataaataggtACATACGTAAAAAAGTCCATTACGCATCAGATTCCATCTAAAGATCTACAGTATCTTTTTTATACAATGATTACAGTGAAAAAAGTtcttaaaaactaataatcacaTGGTAAAAAACTCGAGTAACCGACGAATGAAGAACCTGATTGCTATTCAGACTCACCGTCTTGTTTGATCACGTTATAGTTGGATTTCTTCGTCTTCAGCATCCGGAGGAAAGAGCCCAAAGCGAAGATGGACCTTCTGTGTTTTTGGAAAATTTCGGAGTAGAGTGTCTCCCGAAGAAGTTTCCTGTCTAACTCCCTGGTGGACATCGGCGGGCTGACATTTGGCATATTTTTACAATCCATCGTTATaataaacaccctgtattgtatCACAGTAAAACGACTTTTGCAAGCATGTAGGGTGGTgcttttatcttttttaattctACAAGAATCTTTTGTTTCagcaattttttttctttttttgctcaGCTGTGCGAGCAATTCTGTATTGATAAAATTATGAAAACAAGAAATTGGACTTAGCCAGTCCTAAGTTTTAATTTTACTTTCATAATAAAATAGACAAAAAAGTGGAAGAAAGAAAACTACTGTTGACAAgaagaaattttttgaaaaattatttgatacataatttagtatatgtattaaaaattataaaaatccacATGTggtgcccgatataattttgttcagaccataattaattaataattaaaaaatgacttgtttAAATTCTACTAAAATTTTTCCGGTCCGGGCagatatatataaacaaaaaaaggtatttttacGGGTCTCTTAAGTTGATTGTTTTTGAGTtttaacaatttaaaactaaaaaaaaaacgaaaaatgacaattttcaagtCTTAAAatcttaattaaaaaatatatttttttcaattttaatagaatttataaaaagtcattttttaatatttagttaATAATTATACTCTGCACAAAATTATATAGAGCACGCTatgtttttatagtttttaacATGCTACATTACataacaaataatttttatccattaaacaggtACTTGCAAAATTTATAGTTTTAAGTGTTAAATTAAATTACTCTAAAATAGGTCAATAGGTGTTTATTTGTTCTAAAactgtatttaaaataatattgttttattaACTTAATAATGCACCAAATTGTAAAGTATGGCTATTAATAACCgtgacattttttaaaaattttttttggtgccCAATGAAGTTATGTTTGATTTAATCCAACtttgtatttaattatttcaTATAAAAATATCAATAGATATACGATTTAAAACATATTACAAAAGAGATTattatttcagaaaataatggCATGAAAAATGTACCTATATTTTAAATGGCCCATGAATTAATCAAGATTATGAGGTTTGGAAAAAATAAAAGTAGTCAccaacattttaaatactttattttattttttatactctTGCCCAACAATAACTCCATTTTAAATCTTTGAATCAgcacaataattatataatatcaGTCGTTGCGCCAATTATAAGTGATCCAATATTGGCAAATATTTACTAACAACACATCTCTTTAAtacaaatttcatttttatcCCTCTGTGTATATTCATCAAGCAAAAGGAGGTATAAGGTGTACAAAAActacacaataataatttataaatacatacgtAAAAAAAGTCCATTACGCATCGGATTCCATCTAAAGATCTACAGTATCTTTTTTATACAATGATTACAGTGAAAAAAGTtcttaaaaactaataatcacaTGGTAAAAAACTCGAGTAACCGACGAATGAAGAACCTGATTGCTATTCAGACTCACCGTCTTGTTTGATCACGTTATAGTTGGATTTCTTCGTCTTCAGCATCCGGAGGAAAGAGCCCAAAGCGAAGATGGACCTTCTGTGTTTTTGGAAAATTTCGGAGTAGAGTGTCTCCCGAAGAAGTTTCCTGTCTAACTCCCTGGTGGACATCGGCGGGTTGACATTTGGCATATTTTTACAATCCATCGTTATaataaacaccctgtattgtatCACAGTAAAACGACTTTTGCAAGCATGTAGGGTGGTGTTTTTGCGAATAATTTAAGGCAAGAAGCTGCAAGGCATATTCTCGATACGTACGTAGATTTGTTACGACACTGAAAACAACAAACAGTCTACAGCTAGTACGGCACTTTACGAACAACGAACTACCAACTACCGTCCTTTAATAAAGCGTAATAAACCAAATTGCAAATAAGAGCcttgtttatttattaacaaattatcgtagcaatttgtttataagaACCATGACGCAGGTTTAACTCGTTTCTATCAAGTCGTATAAATGATTGTAATACTGACCGAAATACTCTTCGTAAATATCATCAGCATCTATTTTCTTAAGGATTTTATCCACTTTGTTAGTCACTAAGTTATGAGAGGCATTACTTCTCTGCAGGTTGTTTAGAATCCTTTCAAAATCCTGTATTTCTACGGTTTCGTAGATCTGTCTAAGTTGTTTACTGCACACTTTCGAATTTTTGTAGTCGGTTATGTTGAGATTTAGAGGTTGTCTCCGCACTTTGTCACTTTTTTTAAAATCCACGATTTTATTTTTGCTATCGGCGGTGGCTTCCTGGTCCACGACGTCGGCATCCAACGTTATCTTGATCGTTTTGTTGATGTAACACTTGTTTGTCGGGTTCAAAAGTTTTATACTGCTTCCACTAACACACAAACTGTTTATGTACAACTTTTCCTCCCCACTGCTGTATTTTCGCATATTTCACCGAAATATTGCTTCACCTTATTTCGACGATTGTTGTGGGAGCAGCTTCGACCGATTGTTGTTCATGTTGTCAATTATTGTTTCTCAAACATCGCACACTGTGCCGCTGTTAAAAGGTTACCTACTCACTAATCAATATCGTGGTTATTTCCTTATTCCTCTTTCTGGTGATATGTACGCACAGGGACGGCGTCGAGGTTTTCGCGGCCTTTATCGATTCAAAACTGACGACGTTACAGATTCGGCcgctatttttattttaatctggTACAGAGATTCCCTCGGCGAAACAAACAACGTGAATCTTATTTTAACCTAATAAAGAAAATACCTACTATACCTACGTCTTTATCTTTAATATGAGACACGAACACGAGACAACATTATTTAAtacttaaatttaatttaaacttatttattttatttaattccaTATAAAGTTCTGGTAGGGTAGCAAATAGTATGcttttgcagtcactcgagcgttatggggacctattgggttgtgattattaggtcctaaaatccaaaaaaaagttaagtaacattttccaaaataaaaatgtataccatttttattattcagttgcaatgcgaaggcaaaacaatcttactctttaattagaatacggagtgcaatccagctctctgaatcgcgattttcgattcctattggaatctcatcggagagagcgcaggcttgttctccatatcctaactgaccagcaccgagagcttttttatattcgtattactccgtagagtaactaagtgccttttccgttggaactttaccaagctgcagacgggggatgtgaattgcatagtgtagaattccttccctttgtcttcactgcagcatccatttggcttgcaaattgtagaagccttagAGGTGTCACCAggtaaatgtaccaataagtttttcaaatttaaaaatcttttagtaatattttttaatattttcaatattactaatgttgcttttaggattgaaaacttcatctttcaattgccagatgacgctagtcacctaccctatttgtttcagttgcaatgtgtgggaaaatctctcggtgctggtcagttaggatatagAGAAAAAGCCTGCGctctctctccgatgagattccaataagaatcgaaaatcgcgattcagagagctggattgcactccgtattctaattgaagagtaagattgttttgccttcgcattgcaactgaataataaaaatggaatacattttgattttatattcgtattactccgtagagtaactaggagcattttccgttggaactttaccaagctgcagtttggggatgtgaattgcatagtgtagaattccttccctttgtcttcactgcagcatccatttggcttgcaaattgtagaagccttggaggtgtcaccaggtaaatgtaccaataagtttttcaaatttaaaaatcttttagtaatattttttaatattttcaatattattaatgttgcttttaggattgaaaaacttcatcttttaaaattttccattttagtaaggactttccactttttaattaaattttccatttccaaaaatcgttttcataattcgaaaaaatatcttgaataaaagttgcttatttttacgtagacaatctaaatctgcaataaaaatttgggggtcccatttaagattttaaagtaaccccctaccccacctccgtagggtgtcgtgtttagtaccattaaatagatttttttaaataattttgaaagtgtattttgtagtttttcgatctgCGCAATCATtgtgcgaaatatcgcggggtttatatttaaaatttgaaattttagcccccacccctctccgtgggtcatctgcaaaacttaatgCTTACAAGAAGTTGTCCCGGATTGGTATTCCCATCCCTTCACATTTCCTTTTCCATGGTTTTAATATTTGTTGCAGGAATACCTTGAACAGTGTCGGAGATGTAGATGTAGAGATGTAAATATATGGCTTGGAGTAATTAATGATCTCCCAATTGGTAGCCTATTGGATCCCacaataggctattgattatgtattataGAAAGGAACAACAACGTTAACGGAGCTTTATTAGGCGCGTTCCAAGTGACATGAAAATCGTCCTTCGTACTGCCctcgtcatgcgcattataaaaaatgcgttccaagcgaaCATGAACGATGATTGGTATCGTACACTGTGTTGTTCCAAGCGATCCATGTACCGCTTCGAAATCGGTAACTGAACGGTCCTTTTGATACATGCCTTcaagcagaaactatttgtactgacttgcgcagtcaggattgttttcatttttactagtgactgctatgagatcagctgatgattcaataatagaataatccacaatttacgctattagtacctgtgaatcttgatttccgtttaaataattattaattctttttttttcaaattaatcttaaaaatatggataatttattttttttttcatagaagacAACGATTTTATGTGAGATATCGATTCTGAGGAAGATTTTGAAGTTGAAGTGATGTTTAATGAACATGTTAGTAAATATTAATTTATAACCATCTATCAAACTACTACTGGTTCTGTGGTACTCGTACCGAAAATGGCTCAGGCGCAACTCGAACTTGAAATGGTACACAAATACGTTCCAAGAGGGTTACGTACTGGTAATCGGTTTGGGATCGAAAGAAAACCGTTCAAGGGCGATTCTGCGCACTAAAACAGTACAATCGATTTCGTGACGGTTTAAGGGATCGTACAAATGTGTCGTCTTGGAACGAACCTATTGTCTATTATATTCAATGGACCTCTGAATATGAAAAAACCGCttagtgctaccatttaaaggggtgcgtttttgagaaaagggtgaattagtccctaggcacagggcgaattagggtgagttctatgcacttttggtacaaacacgtctacatgaaaattgttccaggttaaatttactattgaaaTATCACATTTCAAAGTGAAAactatttttttgcaaaaatatattcaaaagaaaagcaaaaaaataacacgaaagatagcaattttgttttttgccccataaattttttccatgaaaatataggtataggcattgcttcacagaaaaaaaacttccatccttcttctttaaaatggtgtttcgTAGAAGTCTCTataatttatagtttccaaaatatgatttttcaaacttcGCTGTTCACAGCGATTTTGACCCATTTTTCTTGTTACTTCGGAatcattgttctgtaacttttttctacgcagctttaggtatatgcaatggtacattttgtaggaagaaaagtcaatttatgtactttaaaatggtctattgtacaTATGGCtatactttaaaatggtgtattgtaaaaaattctaggactattagtccaagtaatgaagcttaaaatagaacaaaatctcgcaatttttacagaatggatcgatttgcttaaaaatttgagaataagtagtggatagtccaaggatcaaaatctatatcatgccgaaaggcgcttttgccatgggggtggttgccaccccatctcgggggtggaaattttttattatatttgaatcgcaaaagttggtaaaaacgttcattctaagcaaaaaacgttgtatacatttttttgataaaattgatagttttcgatttattcgctatcgaaagtgttagttttatatcgaaaaaatcaatgtttttaataagttttctgctaataactccaaaagtttttgttttatcaaaacaactttactgaacaaaaatgtaccttttgaaaaaataaacaaaaccgtttttttatattttctttaagaccagcagtaatcgagctatattttattatatgttggctcctcttcgtcaaatgctaaatattgtagtttcaaagtcaaacgACAGGAatactatgcatttttcgaggacagcttgttcaaattaatttaaagtacttaaaaatatctatctccagaaataaaaaaaagcctccagctcaaaaattaagtgacataatcaAAAGAACGTCAAtccccattttttttttcagcgaaaaagtgatcgtaagcaacctcctaatcaccaccctaattaaaatttgtcattaaccttatttcatcttttttatttaggtattactaataggttctagaagtttgacctgattagaatgattagtttttaaaaaagtggagttaaaagcgaataacgaatttttgtagtttggaaaaaaatggccttttcttcagaataacaagattagcatcagagatacggaaaaatatttaaatatgaaattgtatcttatttaattcccaagaacctcatttgaaaaaaaattttttacgacaaaaattgagtgagctattgacaattaaaacttgtaatagcatgcaaaaaccacctttaccaaccctttcaaagtcacctctttttgcgactgaggattttaaacagatttaatattaataggatTAAATAACTTGTAAAAACCTATAAAgtaattttttaccaaactttctgagataaaaaattgaaaagtaACGGTtacaaaatcaatatatttttttgaaaaaaaaaggagaaatccaattggaagcataataatgtaagttggcggtgtttttagtcaatggccttattcattcttatttatttatgtattattaagagATTCTAGAAAtctgactggcttagaatgattattttttaaaaaactggagttaaaagcgaataacgaattttgtagtttggtaaaaaatgccatcttcttcagaatagaaagattagcatcagagatacaaaaaaatgttttaatataaaattgtaggttatttaattgccaagaacttggtttgaaaaaaatttgtttacgacaaaaattgagtgaatcgtaaatgagtatatcgaaaaccATAGATTTTTTCTATACACTtccgatagcgaataaatcgaaaactattaatttttttaacaaaatgtataaaacattttttgcttagaatcaatgtttttatcaacttttgcagtcaaaatataatcaataatttccacccccgagatggggtggcaaccacccccatggtaaaagtgccTTTTGGAATCATATAGactttgatccttggactatccactacttattctcaaattttcaagcaaatcgattcattctgtaaaaattgcgaggtgaaaagcttcggttcctggcctatatttatgtttaaacaagatatgcgttctcaaaatgtgacatatacacatgcaacagGTCCCACTTagctggaaccatatggaaacttttttattattaactttatgaaaaaaaatattctttataaaatgctctgcataatgTAAAACCtgagatacaatcatcagatataaaattgtatcatagTGAACgaggtaatttaaaaaatatgaatttcgctcaagagtgaagtacctacctttatatttcacaatatcgaaaagtgtcattaagaaaagttatttggaattaaaaattatgttacaatatgcaattattttcttctaaataaaaataaaaaaatttaaaatttttctcaagttacggatacccttggatatcctacagatatcttgtttaaaaatagtcctagaattttttgcagtacaccattttaaagtaaagaaaataagattttttattgcacaacgtatatacctaaatatacaagaaaaaagtcataagaaatttaaacaataatcatcaataataatatatcaaaaatcattaaaagtataaaacattgaaaaaagcataacttgcttaaaaatagtcacacaaccttatacaatagaccattttaaagaaaattgaCGTCTATTTTTACTAATTGTACCATTACATctacctagaaatgcgtaaaaaaagttacagaacaatgtttgccaaataatggggaaaatggccctaAAACTGCTATGAGgtgcgaaatttgaaaaatcctatttcggaaaatgTAAATCCTAGTGACTTCtattaaacgtcattttaaagagaaaggactGAAGTTATTTTTCTCTGAagcaatacctatacctatatccccgaggaaaaaagttatggggcaaaaaacaaaattgctttctttggtgtttttttcttgattttcttttgaatatatttttgcaaaaaaaatatttttactctaaaatgtgatatttagatagtaaatttaacctggagcAATTTTCCTGTGGACGTGTTggtaccaaaagtgcataaaactcaccctaattcaccctgagCCTAGGGATTAATTCGCTTCTTTCTCAAAAACGTACatatttaaatggtagcactccgcggtttttttaaATACAGAGGTCTATTGACcatgagacaataaaatctcactaacgttgtagttccttttagctctcttattttgaacataatcaatagcctacaacGACTAACAGGCGAATCTTACCTTACACTACCTACAAGAAGTTAGTtattcttttttatgaaattccTCTACAGCTGAACCAACACTTATGGTTCATGCGTGATGATGTACTAGACCATTTCAGCATTAAAGTACGTAATCACTATAGAAACACTATAATTTAAATCGTTGGGTAGGTAGGGAAGGTACGGTACATTGGCCTGCTCAATCGTCGGATTTAGATCATCTAGATTTTTGCATTAGGGGTTCTCTTAAGTTCTTAGTTTATTTCATTATTGCCAAATATGTTGATTATCGGATTTGTTGATTATCTTTATTAAATTATACCTGCCGCGAGATAATTAAAAATGCACCAGGAATATTTGAGTGAGTAGGACAGTCAATGAAGTTAAGAGTTTAATCTTATGTCATTTTTCACGGATactcattttaaacatttttttttaactttgagCCATTGCAATTTGCCAAAGAGattcaaaaatgt from Diabrotica virgifera virgifera chromosome 3, PGI_DIABVI_V3a harbors:
- the LOC114326031 gene encoding uncharacterized protein LOC114326031, yielding MRKYSSGEEKLYINSLCVSGSSIKLLNPTNKCYINKTIKITLDADVVDQEATADSKNKIVDFKKSDKVRRQPLNLNITDYKNSKVCSKQLRQIYETVEIQDFERILNNLQRSNASHNLVTNKVDKILKKIDADDIYEEYFGQYYNHLYDLIETS